Proteins encoded within one genomic window of Streptomyces profundus:
- a CDS encoding acyl-CoA synthetase — translation MSSLFPALDAPPAKPALRFPDRTIDFSTLRSLALAVAGELRDQSRVAVWATPTAHTAVGVVAALLAGVPVVPVNPKSGARELAHIVGDSEPSLVLAPPGVELPSPLAGLPTLEVPLTPADGAAAPPRAGVVDPELPALIVYTSGTTGPPKGVLVSHRALAATLDALADAWQWTAEDEVVHGLPLFHVHGLVLGVLGPLRRGGTVRHLGRFSTAGVRDALTDGGTVLFGVPTMYHRLAEAVDEDRALSQALADARLLVSGSAPLPLPDHERLLAATGRRVVERYGMSETLMNTSVRAEGPPATGTVGVALPGVEVRLVDEEGRPSTADDGETVGEIQVRGPNLFSGYLNRPDATAEAFDADGWFRTGDMATRDSGGGYRIVGRKSTDLIKSGGYKIGAGEIENVLLAHPAVAEAAVTAGPDPDLGERVIAWVVPRDPGSPPSLEELSDHVVGQLAAHKRPREVRFLAALPRNELGKVLKRELV, via the coding sequence ATGAGTTCCCTGTTCCCCGCTTTGGACGCCCCGCCGGCCAAGCCCGCGCTGCGTTTCCCGGACCGGACCATCGACTTCTCGACGCTGCGCTCGCTGGCCCTGGCGGTGGCCGGCGAGCTGCGGGACCAGTCCCGGGTGGCGGTGTGGGCCACCCCCACGGCGCACACCGCGGTCGGGGTGGTGGCCGCGCTGCTGGCGGGCGTTCCCGTGGTGCCGGTCAACCCCAAGAGCGGCGCCCGCGAGTTGGCCCATATCGTGGGCGACAGCGAACCCTCCCTGGTCCTGGCCCCGCCCGGCGTCGAACTGCCGTCGCCGCTCGCCGGGTTGCCGACGCTGGAGGTGCCCCTGACACCGGCGGACGGGGCTGCGGCGCCGCCCCGGGCCGGTGTGGTCGACCCGGAGCTTCCGGCGCTGATCGTCTACACCTCCGGCACCACGGGACCGCCGAAGGGCGTGCTGGTCTCGCACCGCGCGCTGGCCGCCACCCTGGACGCCCTGGCCGACGCCTGGCAGTGGACGGCCGAGGACGAGGTGGTGCACGGGCTGCCGCTGTTCCACGTGCACGGCCTGGTGTTGGGGGTGCTGGGGCCGCTGCGGCGCGGCGGCACGGTGCGTCATCTCGGCCGGTTCTCGACCGCGGGAGTGCGGGACGCGCTGACGGACGGCGGCACGGTGCTGTTCGGCGTGCCGACCATGTACCACCGGCTGGCCGAGGCCGTCGACGAGGACCGGGCGCTGAGCCAGGCCCTCGCGGACGCCCGGCTGTTGGTCTCGGGCTCCGCGCCACTGCCGCTGCCCGACCACGAGCGGCTCCTGGCCGCCACGGGCCGCCGGGTCGTGGAGCGCTACGGGATGTCGGAGACGCTGATGAACACCAGCGTCAGGGCGGAAGGACCGCCGGCCACCGGCACGGTCGGCGTGGCGCTGCCGGGGGTCGAGGTGCGGCTGGTGGACGAGGAGGGCAGGCCCTCGACGGCGGACGACGGCGAGACGGTCGGCGAGATCCAGGTGCGCGGGCCCAACCTGTTCAGCGGCTACCTCAACCGCCCGGACGCCACCGCCGAGGCGTTCGACGCGGACGGCTGGTTCCGCACCGGCGACATGGCCACCCGCGACTCAGGCGGCGGCTACCGGATCGTCGGGCGCAAGTCCACGGATCTGATCAAGAGCGGCGGCTACAAGATCGGCGCCGGCGAGATCGAGAACGTCCTGCTGGCGCATCCCGCCGTCGCCGAGGCCGCGGTGACCGCCGGGCCGGACCCGGATCTCGGGGAGCGGGTCATCGCCTGGGTGGTGCCGCGCGACCCCGGGAGCCCGCCGTCGCTGGAGGAGCTGAGCGACCATGTGGTGGGTCAGCTGGCCGCCCACAAGCGCCCCAGGGAGGTGCGGTTCCTGGCCGCGCTCCCCCGCAACGAGCTGGGCAAGGTGCTCAAGCGGGAGCTGGTGTGA
- a CDS encoding DUF4239 domain-containing protein has product MSEWLVLSLTIVATCSVVLLVAVVRQRRAGGEDDPTETPDVIEYMTMMIGVVYAIVLGLAIAGVWEERSAAEEWVRQEAQALHEMTERATGFPEETRAEITAEIDAYVTHTVDVEWPQMLDEGELTDEGDALLVALRESVAGREPTTVREITAYQGLMDEAAAVQEARVGRGQSAESTMPAVVWFGLIAGAVVTVGLVFTLQIQRSGRELLLAGLFSALIAFLLFLIWHFDAPYARALGDSAEAFRTLFPHATGEG; this is encoded by the coding sequence ATGTCCGAATGGCTGGTGCTCAGCCTCACCATCGTCGCCACCTGCTCCGTGGTCCTGCTGGTCGCCGTGGTGCGTCAGCGCCGCGCGGGCGGCGAGGACGACCCCACCGAGACGCCCGACGTCATCGAGTACATGACGATGATGATCGGCGTGGTCTACGCCATCGTGCTGGGCCTGGCGATCGCCGGCGTCTGGGAGGAACGTTCGGCCGCCGAGGAGTGGGTGCGCCAGGAGGCGCAGGCGCTCCACGAGATGACCGAACGCGCCACCGGCTTCCCGGAGGAGACCAGGGCGGAGATCACCGCCGAGATCGACGCCTATGTCACCCACACCGTGGACGTGGAGTGGCCGCAGATGCTCGACGAGGGGGAACTCACGGACGAGGGCGACGCGTTGCTCGTCGCGCTGCGCGAGTCGGTGGCCGGGCGGGAGCCGACCACGGTGCGCGAGATCACGGCCTACCAGGGGCTGATGGACGAGGCCGCGGCCGTCCAGGAGGCGCGGGTGGGGCGTGGCCAGAGCGCCGAGTCCACCATGCCGGCCGTGGTCTGGTTCGGGTTGATCGCCGGCGCCGTGGTGACGGTGGGCCTGGTCTTCACCCTCCAGATCCAGCGCTCCGGGCGGGAGTTGCTGCTGGCCGGCCTGTTCAGCGCCCTGATCGCGTTCCTGCTCTTCCTGATCTGGCACTTCGACGCCCCCTACGCGCGGGCGCTCGGCGATTCGGCGGAGGCGTTCCGGACGCTCTTCCCGCACGCCACCGGGGAGGGCTGA
- a CDS encoding ROK family transcriptional regulator — MAQPAPPSQSEMRQRNLSRVLHTLASEGPLSRAAVAARIGLTRAAVSTLVEELLRGELLVEEGPGRSGTVGRPGSQLRLTDRGPCGFGAEIGVDHLAVCAADLRGEIRVRVEKEIRNQHSDPGAVLAVLRRLAHRARAEATDVGLRPVGLAVAVPGLVLRDSGTVLRAPNLGWQHTELLPLLPDDLGRITVHNEANLGGLAELWSKPAATPLTAPGRNGHTDSFVYVSAQIGIGACVVVDGQLLSGAHGFAGELGHVPVRPEGPRCGCGGRGCLETYAGEEAVLRAAGIEPGPGVRMSALTARCEAGEATALRAVGRAGTALGIALSGAVNLLDCRRVVIGGTLTRLAPWLLPPLRRELARRTAVAAGGRDTPVPVTASPLGPDGPLVGAAGLAVRTALDHPAGLLAGPTL, encoded by the coding sequence ATGGCACAGCCGGCTCCCCCGTCGCAGTCCGAGATGCGGCAGCGCAACCTCTCCCGGGTGCTGCACACGCTCGCCTCCGAGGGACCGCTCTCCCGGGCGGCGGTGGCCGCCAGGATCGGGCTGACCAGGGCGGCCGTCTCCACCCTGGTGGAGGAGCTGCTGCGCGGGGAGCTGCTGGTCGAGGAGGGCCCCGGACGGTCGGGGACGGTGGGGCGCCCGGGCAGCCAGCTGCGGCTGACCGACCGGGGGCCCTGCGGTTTCGGGGCCGAGATCGGGGTCGACCATCTGGCGGTCTGCGCCGCCGATCTGCGGGGCGAGATCCGCGTCCGGGTGGAGAAGGAGATCCGCAACCAGCACAGCGATCCGGGCGCGGTGCTCGCGGTGCTGCGCCGGCTGGCGCACCGGGCGCGTGCCGAGGCGACCGACGTGGGCCTGCGCCCCGTCGGTCTCGCGGTCGCCGTGCCGGGTCTTGTGCTGCGGGACAGCGGCACCGTGCTGCGCGCGCCCAACCTGGGCTGGCAGCACACCGAGTTGCTGCCGCTGCTCCCGGACGACCTGGGGCGGATCACCGTGCACAACGAGGCCAACCTGGGCGGGCTGGCCGAGCTGTGGTCGAAGCCGGCGGCCACCCCCCTGACGGCCCCCGGCCGAAACGGCCACACGGACAGTTTCGTCTATGTGTCGGCGCAGATCGGCATCGGCGCCTGCGTGGTGGTCGACGGCCAACTGCTCAGCGGGGCACACGGCTTCGCCGGGGAGCTGGGGCATGTGCCGGTGCGCCCCGAGGGGCCGCGCTGCGGATGCGGGGGGCGCGGCTGCCTGGAGACCTACGCGGGTGAGGAGGCGGTGCTGCGGGCCGCCGGCATCGAGCCCGGCCCCGGGGTGCGGATGAGCGCGTTGACCGCCCGCTGCGAGGCGGGCGAGGCGACGGCGCTGCGCGCCGTGGGCCGGGCCGGCACCGCGCTGGGCATCGCGCTGTCGGGCGCGGTCAACCTGCTGGACTGCCGGCGGGTGGTGATCGGCGGCACGCTCACCCGGCTGGCGCCCTGGCTGCTGCCGCCGCTGCGCCGGGAGTTGGCGCGGCGCACGGCGGTGGCCGCCGGCGGGCGGGACACCCCGGTGCCGGTGACCGCCTCGCCGCTGGGCCCCGACGGGCCCCTGGTGGGGGCCGCCGGTCTCGCGGTGCGCACCGCCCTGGACCACCCGGCCGGCCTGCTGGCCGGGCCGACGCTCTGA
- the xylB gene encoding xylulokinase — translation MTAAEGPLVVGVDSSTQSTKALVVDVATGAVVARGQAPHVVTAEHDSDPEVWWSALRAALDQCGEAAGRARAVAVAGQQHGLVTLDAAGSPVRNALLWNDTRSAPQRDRLLDELGGPAAWAERVGSVPAASFTVTKWAWLREHEPAAAEATRAVRLPHDYLTGRLTGQPVHGGTTDRGDASGSGWWSTATGRYDEEILAHVGLDPALLPRVVPAGEAAGTVAEGLPLPAGVPVAAGTGDNMAGALGLGLAPGSPVLSLGTSGTVYAVSRRRPADPSGTVAGFADAGDAFLPLACTLNCTLAVDRFATLLGLQREAVEPGGEAVVLPFLDGERTPDLPYASGLVHGLRHDTTPGQLLQAAYDGAVFALLKALDLVLDEGADPAEPILLIGGGARGTAWRETVRRLSGRPVRVPVAEELVALGAAAQAAGLLLGRDPAAVAREWDTARGPAFDAVPRDEAALDRLSTTLGDADALLRRR, via the coding sequence ATGACAGCTGCGGAAGGCCCCCTGGTCGTCGGAGTCGACAGCTCGACCCAGTCCACCAAGGCACTGGTGGTGGACGTGGCCACCGGGGCCGTGGTGGCCAGGGGCCAGGCCCCGCACGTGGTGACGGCCGAGCACGACAGCGACCCCGAGGTGTGGTGGTCCGCGCTGCGGGCGGCGCTCGACCAGTGCGGCGAGGCGGCGGGCCGGGCCCGCGCGGTCGCCGTGGCCGGCCAGCAGCACGGGCTGGTGACGCTGGACGCGGCCGGCTCCCCCGTCCGCAACGCGCTGCTGTGGAACGACACCCGCTCCGCGCCCCAACGCGACCGGCTGCTCGACGAGTTGGGCGGCCCCGCCGCCTGGGCCGAGCGGGTCGGCAGCGTGCCGGCCGCCTCGTTCACGGTCACCAAGTGGGCCTGGCTGCGGGAGCACGAGCCGGCCGCGGCCGAGGCGACCCGCGCGGTCCGGCTGCCGCACGACTACCTGACCGGACGACTCACCGGGCAGCCGGTGCACGGCGGCACCACCGACCGGGGCGATGCCTCCGGCAGCGGCTGGTGGTCCACGGCCACCGGGCGCTACGACGAGGAGATCCTGGCCCATGTCGGCCTGGATCCCGCGCTGTTGCCCCGGGTGGTCCCCGCCGGCGAGGCCGCCGGCACGGTCGCCGAGGGGCTGCCGCTCCCGGCCGGCGTCCCGGTGGCCGCCGGCACGGGGGACAACATGGCGGGCGCCCTCGGCCTGGGCCTGGCTCCCGGCAGCCCGGTGCTCAGCCTGGGCACCTCGGGCACGGTGTACGCGGTCTCCCGGCGGCGCCCCGCCGACCCCAGCGGCACGGTCGCCGGCTTCGCCGACGCGGGCGACGCGTTCCTCCCGCTGGCCTGCACGCTCAACTGCACGCTGGCCGTCGACCGGTTCGCCACCCTGCTCGGGCTTCAGCGGGAGGCGGTCGAGCCGGGGGGCGAGGCCGTGGTGCTGCCCTTCCTCGACGGGGAGCGCACGCCCGATCTGCCCTACGCCAGCGGCCTGGTGCACGGCCTGCGGCACGACACCACCCCCGGCCAGCTGCTCCAGGCCGCCTACGACGGCGCGGTCTTCGCGCTGCTCAAGGCCCTGGACCTGGTGCTCGACGAGGGCGCCGACCCGGCCGAACCGATCCTGCTGATCGGCGGCGGCGCCCGGGGCACGGCCTGGCGGGAGACGGTCCGCCGGCTGTCGGGGCGTCCGGTGCGGGTGCCGGTGGCCGAGGAGCTGGTGGCGCTGGGCGCCGCCGCGCAGGCCGCCGGGCTGTTGCTGGGCCGCGATCCAGCGGCCGTCGCGCGGGAGTGGGACACCGCGCGCGGCCCCGCCTTCGACGCGGTACCCCGGGACGAGGCCGCCCTCGATCGGCTGTCCACCACCCTCGGGGACGCCGACGCGCTGCTGCGTCGCCGCTGA
- the xylA gene encoding xylose isomerase: MTYQPTPEDKFSFGLWTVGWQGRDPFGDATRPVLDPVDSVGKLAELGAWGVTFHDDDLIPFGASASERDGHVKRFQQALKSTGIVVPMVTTNLFTHPVFKDGGFTSNDRDVRRFALRKVLRNIDLAAELGAETFVAWGGREGSESGGAKDVRAALDRFKEAFDLLAEYVVSQGYDLRFAIEPKPNEPRGDILLPTVGHALAFIERLERPELFGVNPEVGHEQMAGLNFPHGIAQALWSDKLFHIDLNGQTGIKYDQDLRFGAGDLRSAFWLVDLLETAGYAGPRHFDFKPPRTEDFDGVWASAAGCMRNYLILKERAAAFRADPAVQEALRAARLDELAQPTLAEGETFEALLADKSAFEEFDADAAAERGMAFEALDQLAMDHLLGVRG, from the coding sequence ATGACATATCAGCCCACACCCGAGGACAAGTTCAGCTTCGGTCTCTGGACCGTCGGCTGGCAGGGCCGCGACCCGTTCGGCGACGCCACCAGGCCCGTGCTCGACCCGGTCGACTCGGTCGGCAAGCTCGCCGAACTGGGCGCCTGGGGCGTCACCTTCCACGACGACGACCTGATCCCGTTCGGGGCCTCGGCCAGCGAGCGCGACGGACACGTCAAGCGCTTCCAGCAGGCCCTGAAGAGCACCGGCATCGTGGTGCCCATGGTCACCACCAACCTGTTCACCCACCCGGTGTTCAAGGACGGCGGGTTCACCTCCAACGACCGCGACGTGCGCAGGTTCGCCCTGCGCAAGGTGCTGCGCAACATCGACCTGGCCGCCGAACTCGGCGCCGAGACCTTTGTCGCCTGGGGTGGCAGGGAGGGTTCGGAGAGCGGTGGCGCCAAGGACGTGCGGGCCGCGCTCGACCGCTTCAAGGAGGCGTTCGACCTGCTCGCCGAGTATGTGGTGAGCCAGGGCTACGACCTCAGGTTCGCGATCGAGCCCAAGCCCAACGAGCCGCGCGGCGACATCCTGCTGCCGACGGTCGGCCACGCGCTGGCCTTCATCGAGCGGCTTGAGCGGCCGGAGCTCTTCGGCGTCAACCCCGAGGTCGGCCACGAGCAGATGGCCGGGCTGAACTTCCCGCACGGGATCGCCCAGGCGCTGTGGTCGGACAAGCTGTTCCACATCGACCTCAACGGGCAGACCGGCATCAAGTACGACCAGGACCTGCGCTTCGGCGCCGGCGACCTCAGGTCCGCCTTCTGGCTCGTCGACCTCCTGGAGACCGCCGGCTACGCGGGCCCCCGGCACTTCGACTTCAAGCCGCCGCGCACCGAGGACTTCGACGGCGTCTGGGCCTCGGCCGCCGGCTGCATGCGCAACTACCTGATCCTCAAGGAGCGCGCCGCGGCGTTCCGCGCCGACCCCGCCGTCCAGGAGGCGCTGCGCGCCGCACGGCTGGACGAACTGGCCCAGCCGACCCTCGCCGAGGGGGAGACCTTCGAGGCGCTGCTCGCCGACAAGTCCGCCTTCGAGGAGTTCGACGCGGACGCCGCCGCCGAGCGCGGCATGGCCTTCGAGGCGCTCGACCAGTTGGCCATGGACCACCTGCTGGGCGTGCGCGGCTGA
- a CDS encoding NADP-dependent oxidoreductase encodes MRAAALTEFGPPEVLRVMEVADPRAGAGEVRVRVRAAGVQPFDCGVRNGDFPRSRTGDFPIIPGNEFAGTVDQVGEGVTGLSAGDPVLGFRTLGAYAEYVVVSAEQVVPKPESMSWEVAGAFSGSAQGARNALLEMRVGPGETILVNGAAGGLGTMALQLARVRGVRTVIATAREENHDHLRRLGAVPLTYGEGLVDRIRAVAPNGVDASLGAGLDALRASVEVTRDPYRVVSMIWNDEVEALGVHDWTGVRTAGGLTEMVDLYDRGGLEVHHRALHPLERAADAQRDVGSGHGRGKVVLTVD; translated from the coding sequence ATGAGAGCCGCGGCCTTGACGGAGTTCGGTCCGCCGGAGGTGTTGCGTGTCATGGAGGTGGCGGATCCCCGTGCGGGAGCCGGGGAGGTCCGTGTCCGGGTGAGGGCGGCCGGCGTCCAGCCGTTCGACTGCGGGGTGCGCAACGGCGACTTCCCGCGCTCCAGGACGGGGGACTTCCCGATCATCCCGGGCAACGAGTTCGCCGGCACGGTCGATCAGGTCGGCGAGGGCGTCACCGGCCTCTCGGCCGGGGACCCCGTGCTCGGCTTCCGCACCCTGGGGGCCTACGCCGAGTACGTCGTGGTGAGCGCGGAACAGGTGGTGCCGAAGCCGGAGAGCATGTCGTGGGAGGTCGCCGGGGCGTTCTCCGGCTCCGCGCAGGGGGCGCGCAACGCGCTGCTGGAGATGCGAGTCGGCCCGGGCGAGACGATCCTCGTCAACGGCGCGGCGGGCGGGCTCGGCACCATGGCGCTGCAACTGGCGAGGGTGCGCGGGGTCCGGACCGTGATCGCCACCGCCAGGGAGGAGAACCACGATCATCTGCGGAGGCTGGGGGCGGTTCCGCTCACCTACGGGGAGGGGCTCGTCGACCGGATCCGCGCGGTGGCGCCGAACGGCGTGGACGCCTCGCTCGGCGCCGGTCTCGACGCGCTGCGGGCGTCCGTCGAGGTGACGAGGGACCCGTACCGCGTCGTCAGCATGATCTGGAACGACGAGGTCGAGGCGCTGGGCGTCCACGACTGGACCGGCGTCAGGACGGCGGGCGGGCTCACCGAGATGGTCGACCTGTACGACAGGGGCGGGTTGGAGGTCCACCACCGGGCGCTCCACCCGCTGGAGCGGGCCGCCGACGCGCAGCGGGACGTCGGCAGCGGACACGGCCGGGGCAAGGTCGTGCTCACCGTCGACTGA
- a CDS encoding TetR/AcrR family transcriptional regulator translates to MHEPSGLRERKKEATRQRLMRAAFDLFEEHGFDDVSCGRIAAAAEVSKKTLFNYFSLKADLILDAERHHVHDLADVVRAREPGQTPHGALHAQLLAALAQRLPATGLSDRPEALRLRRLIRANPMLAERERQFQDQRQRLLAEALIEENSPELTARLIATQVHGIRQVLFAENTRRVLAGEAADDVYPDAVAAAECAFRLLAEGLGDRLRRG, encoded by the coding sequence GTGCACGAACCGAGCGGTCTGCGCGAACGCAAGAAGGAAGCCACCCGGCAGCGGCTCATGCGCGCCGCCTTCGACCTGTTCGAGGAGCACGGCTTCGACGATGTGTCGTGCGGTCGGATCGCCGCCGCCGCCGAGGTGTCCAAGAAGACCCTGTTCAACTACTTCTCGCTCAAGGCGGATCTGATCCTGGACGCGGAACGGCACCACGTCCACGACCTCGCCGATGTGGTCCGCGCGCGCGAACCAGGGCAGACCCCGCACGGCGCGCTGCACGCGCAGTTGCTGGCCGCGCTGGCCCAGCGGCTGCCGGCGACCGGTCTGAGCGACCGCCCCGAAGCGCTGCGGCTGCGGCGCCTGATCCGCGCCAACCCGATGCTCGCCGAGCGGGAGCGGCAGTTCCAGGACCAGCGGCAGCGGCTGCTCGCCGAGGCGCTGATCGAGGAGAACAGCCCCGAGCTGACCGCGCGGCTGATCGCGACCCAGGTCCACGGGATCCGCCAGGTCCTCTTCGCGGAGAACACCCGCCGCGTCCTGGCCGGCGAGGCGGCCGACGACGTGTATCCCGACGCGGTGGCCGCCGCTGAGTGCGCCTTCCGGCTGCTGGCCGAGGGGCTGGGCGACCGGCTCCGCCGGGGGTGA
- a CDS encoding VOC family protein: MARLRDIVIDAAHPASLARFWAAALDDYDVAPYDEAELARLAANGITDPEDDPTVLIEPRGQGPRLWCQRVPEPRRVKNRVHLDMTCADRDGEAERLIGWGARVVERHPDHLLLADPEGNEFCLFGAEGSVAG; encoded by the coding sequence ATGGCCAGACTCCGTGACATCGTGATCGACGCCGCCCACCCCGCCTCGCTGGCCCGTTTCTGGGCCGCCGCGCTGGACGACTACGACGTGGCGCCCTACGACGAGGCCGAGTTGGCGCGCCTCGCGGCGAACGGGATCACCGATCCCGAGGACGATCCGACCGTGCTGATCGAGCCACGGGGCCAGGGGCCGCGGCTGTGGTGTCAGCGGGTGCCCGAGCCCCGGCGGGTCAAGAACCGGGTGCATCTGGACATGACGTGCGCGGATCGGGATGGGGAGGCCGAGCGGCTGATCGGGTGGGGGGCGCGGGTGGTGGAGCGCCATCCGGACCATCTGCTGCTGGCCGATCCGGAGGGGAACGAGTTCTGCCTGTTCGGCGCGGAGGGGTCCGTCGCGGGCTGA
- a CDS encoding DMT family transporter translates to MLAAAALWGTTGTAASLAPSGASALSIGAATMGLGGLLTVALAGRSLRTVVRDGWPSLRWVLAGAVAVVCYPLAFYTSMAWSGVAVGTVVSLGTAPVFAALWEWWGEGAGLSRRWLAGTFAACLGCVALVVGGQGGGQAERLPAGVALGVLSGAGYAAYTYCGSRLIRRGHGTRAAMGALFGLGSVVLLPVFALTGGALTGSGRGLLVICYLAVIPMCLAYVLFGAGLSRVRSSTAITLSLFEPLVASVLAVVVVGERLGAPAWGGVALIALGLTSLTVRRPATDRA, encoded by the coding sequence GTGCTGGCCGCCGCCGCGCTGTGGGGCACCACCGGCACGGCGGCCAGCCTCGCCCCCTCCGGGGCCTCGGCCCTGTCCATCGGCGCCGCCACCATGGGCCTGGGCGGGCTGCTCACCGTGGCCCTCGCCGGCCGCTCGCTCCGGACGGTGGTGCGCGACGGCTGGCCGTCCCTGCGCTGGGTCCTCGCCGGCGCGGTCGCCGTCGTCTGCTACCCGCTCGCCTTCTACACCTCCATGGCCTGGTCGGGGGTGGCCGTGGGCACCGTCGTCAGCCTGGGCACCGCGCCGGTCTTCGCCGCGCTGTGGGAGTGGTGGGGGGAGGGAGCCGGGCTGAGTCGGCGCTGGCTGGCCGGCACGTTCGCCGCCTGTCTTGGCTGTGTGGCCCTGGTCGTCGGCGGCCAGGGCGGCGGGCAGGCCGAACGGCTGCCCGCCGGCGTCGCGTTGGGGGTGCTCTCCGGCGCCGGCTACGCGGCCTACACCTACTGCGGGTCCCGGCTGATCCGCCGGGGGCACGGAACCCGCGCCGCGATGGGCGCGCTCTTCGGCCTGGGCTCCGTGGTGCTGCTGCCGGTCTTCGCGCTGACCGGTGGCGCGCTGACCGGCTCGGGGCGTGGGCTGCTGGTGATCTGCTATCTGGCGGTGATCCCGATGTGTCTGGCCTATGTGCTCTTCGGCGCCGGCCTCTCCCGGGTGCGGTCGAGCACGGCGATCACCTTGAGCCTGTTCGAGCCCCTGGTCGCCTCGGTGCTGGCGGTCGTCGTGGTGGGCGAGCGGCTCGGCGCGCCGGCCTGGGGCGGCGTGGCGCTGATCGCGCTCGGCCTGACCTCGCTCACCGTGCGCCGGCCGGCGACCGACCGGGCCTGA
- a CDS encoding alpha/beta fold hydrolase, which yields MPPSPASLPPAAPFSAVDTGRPPSGGGPGGFPLLLVHGWGGDRADWDAMLPALAAGHRVLAPDLPGHGRTPARPGRQAPRLVADDLADWLGELAPGPVVAVGHSMGGQVATALSVEHPDVVRASVTVATGFGGRASAAELTADQAALRRDAAGWAERFLRRADGPTTPPWIGDRHRRLFAAMDAEVLAEYREAMYLAPGAIGTRQGAEALLRRRRHPALAVHTSAEAAAWERSLPAPPPSAVELWPECGHYPHEERPDALSALIEGWCLRVAAID from the coding sequence GTGCCGCCATCGCCCGCCTCCCTACCGCCCGCCGCCCCCTTCTCCGCCGTGGACACCGGCCGGCCGCCGAGCGGCGGCGGGCCGGGGGGATTCCCGCTGCTGCTGGTACACGGCTGGGGCGGCGACCGGGCCGACTGGGACGCGATGCTGCCCGCGCTGGCCGCCGGCCACCGGGTGCTCGCCCCTGACCTCCCGGGCCACGGCCGGACGCCGGCGCGGCCGGGACGGCAGGCACCCCGGCTGGTCGCCGACGATCTCGCCGACTGGCTCGGGGAGTTGGCGCCGGGCCCCGTGGTGGCCGTGGGGCACTCGATGGGCGGCCAGGTGGCGACGGCGCTCTCCGTCGAGCACCCCGATGTGGTGCGCGCCTCCGTTACCGTGGCCACCGGCTTCGGCGGACGCGCCAGCGCCGCCGAACTCACCGCCGACCAGGCGGCGTTGCGGCGGGACGCGGCCGGCTGGGCGGAGCGCTTCCTGCGCCGCGCCGACGGCCCGACGACCCCGCCCTGGATCGGTGACCGCCACCGCCGCCTCTTCGCCGCCATGGACGCCGAGGTGCTCGCGGAGTACCGCGAGGCGATGTACCTGGCGCCGGGCGCCATCGGCACCCGGCAGGGCGCCGAGGCGCTGCTGCGCCGGCGGCGACACCCCGCGCTCGCGGTGCACACCAGCGCGGAGGCCGCCGCCTGGGAGCGGAGCCTGCCCGCGCCCCCACCCTCCGCGGTGGAGCTGTGGCCGGAGTGCGGCCACTACCCGCACGAGGAGCGCCCCGACGCCCTGTCCGCCCTCATCGAGGGCTGGTGTCTCCGGGTCGCGGCGATCGACTAG
- a CDS encoding TerC family protein: MDVSLTMWVLTVLVLCAFIAVDFFFGRKPHEVKLKEAAIWSTFWVVLAVLFGIGLFVMEGATPSGEFFAGYVTEKSLSVDNLFVFVLIMTKFAVPPEYQARVLMIGVLIALVLRAGFIALGAALIASFSWIFYIFGAFLIWTAWQLIKEARSKDEEEEYEENRFLKMVERRFPATDRYHGTKLVIKENGRKLITPMLVVMLAIGSTDILFALDSIPAIFGLTEDAYIVFTANAFALMGLRQLYFLIGGLLEKLVHLSYGLSVILGFIGVKLVLHALHESGGVNTPEISTAFSLSVICGVLVVTTITSLYATRNERAEARAKRRDGDDAAEDAQESADRRS, translated from the coding sequence GTGGACGTCTCGTTGACCATGTGGGTGCTCACCGTGCTGGTGTTGTGCGCCTTCATCGCCGTGGACTTCTTCTTTGGGCGTAAACCCCACGAGGTGAAGCTCAAGGAAGCGGCCATCTGGAGCACCTTCTGGGTGGTCCTCGCCGTGCTCTTCGGCATCGGTCTGTTCGTCATGGAGGGCGCCACTCCATCCGGCGAGTTCTTCGCCGGTTATGTCACCGAGAAGTCGCTCAGCGTGGACAACCTGTTCGTGTTCGTGCTGATCATGACCAAGTTCGCCGTCCCCCCCGAGTACCAGGCGCGGGTGCTGATGATCGGCGTGTTGATCGCCCTCGTGCTGCGGGCCGGGTTCATCGCCCTGGGCGCGGCGCTGATCGCCAGCTTCTCCTGGATCTTCTACATCTTCGGCGCCTTCCTGATCTGGACGGCCTGGCAGTTGATCAAGGAGGCCCGCAGCAAGGACGAGGAGGAGGAGTACGAGGAGAACCGCTTCCTCAAGATGGTGGAGCGCCGCTTCCCCGCCACCGACCGCTACCACGGCACCAAGTTGGTGATCAAGGAGAACGGGCGGAAGCTGATCACCCCGATGCTGGTGGTCATGTTGGCGATCGGGAGCACCGACATCCTCTTCGCGCTCGACTCCATTCCCGCCATCTTCGGCCTGACCGAGGACGCCTATATCGTCTTCACCGCCAACGCCTTCGCGCTGATGGGGCTGCGGCAGCTCTATTTCCTCATCGGGGGCCTGCTGGAGAAGCTGGTGCACCTCTCCTACGGCCTGTCCGTGATTCTCGGCTTCATCGGCGTGAAGCTCGTACTGCACGCGCTGCACGAGTCGGGCGGCGTGAACACCCCGGAGATCAGCACCGCGTTCTCGCTGAGCGTGATCTGCGGCGTGCTGGTCGTGACCACGATCACCAGCCTCTACGCCACCCGTAACGAGCGGGCGGAGGCGCGCGCCAAGCGGCGCGACGGCGACGACGCGGCGGAGGACGCCCAGGAATCGGCTGACCGCCGCTCCTGA